In a genomic window of Atribacteraceae bacterium:
- a CDS encoding type III PLP-dependent enzyme, whose translation MEKRALFEKELLMSTAEISALVEKYDTPLFIISREKLATNHRALQEHLPGVELFYAIKANPHPAIIQQLYEAGTSFDVASKNEIDLALRCGVPPERMIFANTIKRKKSLRYARQVGIDLITYDNANEVSKMASEFPGVRVVLRLKTSSEGSRIDLSYKFGAEPEEAMDLLRLAAGAGLKPVGISFHVGSPCHNPQNYLHSLDLVRKVIRDADRAGISLHLVDIGGGFPLHITKAEDSEASLEMLAETVGPVLQEMRAEGLRIIAEPGRVLVGSACLLVTKVIGKAVRSGRIWYYLDDGIYGTFSAILFDKARFHFVSLRESPAMQPCVLAGPTCDSLDVIAEDVFLPPLELDDQLFVPDIGAYSWASSTTFNGFDKPTVVLT comes from the coding sequence ATGGAGAAGAGGGCGCTTTTTGAAAAAGAACTCCTTATGAGCACTGCGGAAATCAGTGCCTTGGTTGAGAAATACGACACACCGCTTTTTATCATATCCCGGGAGAAGCTGGCCACCAACCATCGTGCCCTGCAGGAGCATCTTCCTGGAGTCGAGCTTTTCTACGCCATTAAAGCCAACCCCCACCCGGCGATCATCCAGCAACTCTACGAAGCCGGGACGTCGTTCGATGTGGCGTCTAAGAATGAAATAGATCTGGCTCTGCGCTGCGGGGTGCCCCCGGAACGCATGATTTTTGCCAACACGATCAAGCGCAAGAAGAGTCTGCGGTACGCCCGGCAGGTCGGGATCGACCTCATCACCTATGACAATGCGAACGAAGTGAGTAAAATGGCCAGTGAATTCCCCGGGGTGCGGGTGGTCCTGCGTCTGAAAACCTCCTCCGAAGGGAGCCGTATCGATCTTTCCTATAAATTTGGGGCTGAACCGGAGGAAGCGATGGATCTCCTGCGCTTGGCCGCCGGCGCCGGGTTGAAACCGGTGGGGATCAGTTTTCATGTCGGGTCACCCTGTCATAATCCCCAGAATTACCTTCACTCACTCGATCTGGTCAGAAAGGTCATCCGGGATGCCGACCGAGCGGGCATATCGTTGCACCTGGTAGATATAGGGGGCGGGTTTCCCCTGCACATAACTAAAGCCGAAGATTCGGAAGCCAGTCTCGAAATGCTGGCGGAGACAGTCGGGCCCGTTTTACAGGAAATGCGGGCGGAGGGGTTGCGTATAATCGCTGAACCGGGACGGGTGCTGGTGGGCAGCGCCTGTCTCCTGGTGACGAAAGTGATCGGTAAGGCAGTCCGCTCCGGGCGGATCTGGTATTACCTGGACGATGGAATCTACGGCACGTTTTCAGCCATTCTCTTCGATAAGGCCCGTTTCCATTTTGTTTCCCTGCGGGAATCCCCGGCAATGCAGCCTTGTGTACTGGCCGGTCCGACCTGCGACTCTTTGGACGTTATCGCGGAAGACGTTTTTCTGCCGCCCTTGGAACTCGACGATCAACTGTTCGTTCCGGATATTGGAGCGTATTCCTGGGCTTCCTCCACCACGTTCAACGGGTTCGATAAACCGACGGTGGTCCTGACTTAG
- a CDS encoding cupin domain-containing protein: protein MEILREQEKEYRKGDHGIKYFFRGPQLDWGLVYLKPGEKMGSHYHREVEEAFYILEGRGTLLVNEMEVAVESGFAFRLEAGERHDLVAAPDILLKGIFIKNPFRPDDKVE, encoded by the coding sequence GTGGAGATCCTCAGAGAACAGGAAAAAGAATATCGGAAAGGAGATCACGGAATTAAATATTTTTTTCGGGGTCCGCAGCTGGATTGGGGTCTGGTGTACCTGAAGCCCGGTGAAAAAATGGGTTCCCATTATCATCGGGAGGTGGAGGAAGCCTTTTATATCCTGGAAGGTCGTGGAACGCTTCTGGTCAATGAAATGGAGGTAGCCGTGGAATCGGGCTTCGCTTTTCGTCTGGAAGCAGGTGAGCGGCACGATCTTGTCGCTGCACCGGACATATTATTGAAGGGTATCTTCATCAAGAACCCCTTTCGGCCTGACGATAAGGTCGAATAA
- a CDS encoding fumarylacetoacetate hydrolase family protein, translated as MKLFRFYEEDPTRVLFGYEKEAGVLGEIVDPYELPVRETGRIFLRERIRLLAPILPTKIIAVGLNYHDHIAEMGHALPTHPVLFMKPPTAVVGPDDLIRLPRISERVDYEAELAVVIGKKTKSVTPASALDRVLGYTCFNDVTARDLQRLDGQWTRAKSFDGFAPLGPHIETDLDPRNLEVACLVNGLIRQRSRTSQLLFPVPELIAFVSQVMTLLPGDVIATGTPAGVGPLRDGDTVEIRIEGIGSLSNPVQAE; from the coding sequence ATGAAACTCTTCCGATTTTACGAAGAAGACCCGACCAGGGTGCTGTTTGGTTACGAAAAGGAGGCCGGCGTGCTTGGGGAAATTGTAGACCCCTATGAGCTACCGGTCCGGGAAACCGGCCGGATTTTTCTCCGCGAGCGCATTCGGCTCCTCGCGCCAATCCTCCCGACCAAAATCATCGCGGTGGGCTTGAATTACCATGACCATATCGCTGAAATGGGCCATGCCCTTCCGACTCATCCCGTATTATTTATGAAGCCGCCCACGGCGGTGGTCGGTCCTGATGACCTGATCCGGTTACCGAGAATTTCGGAACGGGTGGACTATGAAGCCGAGCTGGCGGTGGTCATCGGAAAAAAGACTAAATCGGTCACCCCGGCTTCGGCCCTCGACCGGGTTCTCGGGTATACCTGTTTCAACGATGTCACGGCCCGGGATCTGCAGCGCCTTGATGGTCAATGGACCCGGGCCAAATCTTTCGATGGTTTCGCCCCTTTAGGTCCCCATATCGAAACCGACCTCGATCCCCGGAACCTGGAAGTGGCCTGTCTGGTCAATGGACTAATCCGCCAGCGCTCCCGCACCAGCCAGCTGCTTTTTCCGGTACCGGAACTCATCGCCTTCGTTTCACAGGTGATGACCCTGCTTCCCGGAGACGTCATCGCCACCGGAACCCCTGCCGGGGTGGGACCGCTCCGGGACGGAGATACAGTGGAAATCCGTATTGAAGGAATCGGGTCCTTGAGTAATCCGGTCCAGGCGGAGTAA
- a CDS encoding aldo/keto reductase, with protein MKRNRLGLLDIRVSELCFGMLPMGPLQANLPQAKAIRLLRQAYDGDIIFFDTAELYQTYEFLQAAFTPSDGVIIASKSTAVTYPDMEKSVEFALRKTGREVIDIFHLHAARATKEVFSERSGALTYLVKAREKGLIRAIGISTHAVDVVEAAALQPEIEVVFPIVNLEGIGILHGNLSGMLQAIKKVYQNGKGLYAMKVLAGGHLLGSLIDALDYVRNIREFSSLAIGMVREVELAFHLAYFGNQPIPRNVLELCQDRRQKKLIMLPFCRHCERCLETCPAGAIARGSNGLIISPEKCLSCGYCLPACPEFNLRFV; from the coding sequence GTGAAACGGAACCGCCTGGGTCTACTCGATATCCGGGTTTCTGAATTATGTTTCGGTATGCTCCCCATGGGTCCTCTGCAGGCCAACCTCCCCCAGGCAAAAGCTATTCGCTTGCTTAGACAAGCCTACGATGGGGATATCATCTTTTTTGATACCGCTGAATTATACCAAACCTACGAATTCCTCCAAGCGGCGTTTACCCCATCAGATGGCGTGATCATCGCCTCGAAATCCACGGCGGTGACTTACCCGGACATGGAAAAAAGCGTCGAATTCGCCCTCCGGAAGACCGGACGGGAGGTCATCGACATATTCCACCTTCATGCGGCCCGGGCAACCAAGGAGGTTTTCTCCGAACGGTCCGGAGCTCTAACCTACCTGGTGAAGGCTCGGGAGAAAGGCTTGATCCGCGCGATCGGCATTTCCACCCATGCCGTTGATGTCGTCGAAGCGGCCGCTCTCCAGCCGGAGATTGAAGTGGTCTTTCCAATTGTCAACCTGGAGGGAATCGGCATTCTCCACGGAAATCTCTCCGGAATGCTTCAGGCCATCAAAAAGGTCTACCAAAACGGAAAAGGACTCTACGCCATGAAAGTACTGGCCGGCGGCCATTTACTTGGCTCACTCATTGATGCTCTGGATTACGTCCGCAATATCCGGGAATTCAGCTCCCTGGCCATCGGCATGGTCCGAGAGGTGGAGCTCGCTTTTCATCTGGCCTATTTCGGAAACCAGCCCATCCCCCGGAACGTTCTTGAACTATGCCAGGATCGGCGACAAAAAAAACTGATCATGCTGCCTTTCTGCCGACACTGTGAACGGTGTCTCGAAACCTGTCCGGCCGGAGCCATCGCGCGGGGCAGTAATGGTTTGATCATCAGTCCCGAAAAATGCCTGTCCTGTGGATATTGCCTGCCGGCTTGTCCGGAATTCAATCTCCGCTTCGTCTGA
- a CDS encoding secondary thiamine-phosphate synthase enzyme YjbQ, giving the protein MVITREIKFFTKGHTDIINITDLFSETLHESRLQSGIACLYVPGTTATLTTIGYESGTIDDLKEFWERIVSMRGEYAHNAQWGDGNGYAHVRAALCGPSLVVPFNDGKPLLGTWQDIVCIDFDNRAHSRTVFVQLVGE; this is encoded by the coding sequence GTGGTCATAACCCGGGAAATCAAGTTCTTCACCAAAGGGCATACGGACATCATCAATATTACAGATCTGTTCAGTGAGACTTTACACGAATCCCGCCTCCAGTCGGGGATTGCCTGCCTCTATGTTCCGGGGACGACGGCCACCCTGACTACGATTGGGTATGAATCAGGTACGATTGACGATCTCAAGGAATTCTGGGAAAGAATAGTCTCGATGCGTGGCGAATACGCCCATAACGCCCAGTGGGGCGATGGGAACGGCTATGCTCATGTGCGGGCCGCTCTGTGTGGACCGTCGCTCGTGGTCCCCTTCAACGATGGAAAACCGCTCTTGGGAACCTGGCAGGATATCGTGTGTATCGATTTCGATAACCGGGCCCACTCGCGCACGGTTTTTGTCCAGTTGGTCGGAGAGTAG
- a CDS encoding AEC family transporter, producing the protein MFQVLAVMFILILLGVIFRLCRLLPRDAAGTLNRFVLYVAFPSLVFRSLQPSELTSALWGIPPLTFLIVSLTFVLTYFISQRSLRLPPLSAASFAMGAAFGNTAFLGYPFILALRGEAALPAAIFFDQMGNFLSVFSVGIAFCLFSRTGRFSLHNLREILKLPPFLAFLLALASRSLAFPPLFWDIVNRLADTTIPLIMVAIGLSLSATHLSQNLKPVLAAAALKLVVLPLLFVLATRFLPFPTLLREVMILQAATPTLLSSYALADAYQLDLPLSSSIIFLTTVLSLITLPLWSLLIAYL; encoded by the coding sequence TTGTTTCAGGTTCTGGCGGTCATGTTCATCCTGATCCTGCTGGGGGTTATTTTTCGCCTGTGCCGCCTGCTTCCGCGCGATGCCGCCGGCACGCTCAACCGGTTTGTCCTTTATGTGGCCTTCCCCTCCCTCGTGTTTCGTTCGCTTCAGCCCTCCGAGCTCACATCCGCTTTGTGGGGCATTCCTCCCCTTACCTTCCTGATCGTCAGCCTGACCTTCGTTCTGACCTATTTTATCAGTCAACGGTCTTTGCGATTACCACCGCTGAGTGCGGCCAGTTTCGCCATGGGAGCCGCTTTTGGAAACACCGCCTTTCTCGGGTATCCCTTTATCCTGGCCCTGCGGGGAGAAGCGGCGCTTCCCGCGGCGATCTTTTTTGACCAGATGGGCAACTTTTTGTCCGTCTTTTCGGTGGGCATCGCGTTTTGCCTGTTCAGCCGCACCGGCCGTTTTTCGCTACACAACCTGCGGGAAATTCTCAAGCTTCCACCTTTTTTGGCCTTTTTGCTGGCCCTGGCCTCCCGGAGTCTCGCGTTCCCCCCACTTTTCTGGGATATCGTCAACCGGTTGGCCGATACCACCATCCCGTTGATTATGGTCGCGATCGGGCTGTCCCTATCTGCCACCCATCTGTCCCAAAACCTAAAACCGGTCCTGGCCGCCGCTGCCCTCAAGCTGGTGGTCCTTCCGCTTCTGTTTGTCCTGGCCACCCGTTTCTTACCTTTTCCGACCCTCTTGCGGGAAGTCATGATCCTACAGGCCGCGACCCCGACCCTCCTATCCTCATATGCACTGGCCGATGCTTATCAGTTGGATCTCCCTCTGTCCTCCAGCATCATTTTTCTGACCACGGTGTTATCCTTAATCACCCTCCCCCTGTGGAGCCTCCTCATTGCCTATTTGTAG
- a CDS encoding Lrp/AsnC ligand binding domain-containing protein — protein MVVQAYILIQVETGKAVQVKKELSLLEGVKKVDRVMGPYDLIALVEGKTNQEIGENLLGRLQESDGIKRTLTCPII, from the coding sequence ATGGTTGTGCAGGCATATATTCTGATCCAGGTGGAAACTGGAAAGGCGGTGCAGGTTAAAAAAGAACTCTCGCTTCTCGAGGGAGTGAAAAAGGTGGATCGGGTGATGGGCCCATATGATCTCATTGCCCTGGTGGAAGGGAAAACCAACCAAGAGATTGGGGAGAACTTGCTGGGACGCCTCCAGGAGAGCGACGGCATCAAGCGGACGCTCACCTGTCCGATCATTTGA
- a CDS encoding FaeA/PapI family transcriptional regulator has protein sequence MMEQGNQITRKELQILTFIETFFCRHGYPPTVREIGEAVGFQSSCSVHYYLKKMEKNGFIRRRPTKPRTIEVLPHSFRSPNEDSTVMIPLLRSLVLKGEADSSPSVESYVPLPRRFLGDGRFFILCWKGNANPVIPLSRGDYLICRKYEQDTAPHHDDVVLALIEEEMLLGRILPWRMGTYFAGQNSENHFTQLWSQYFVGGKVVGIWKQFAGTPGLD, from the coding sequence ATGATGGAGCAAGGGAATCAGATCACCCGGAAAGAACTCCAAATTTTAACCTTTATTGAGACGTTTTTTTGCCGGCACGGATATCCACCGACGGTGCGGGAAATCGGTGAAGCGGTCGGTTTCCAGTCGTCCTGCAGCGTGCATTACTATTTGAAGAAAATGGAGAAGAACGGCTTTATCCGTAGGCGCCCCACCAAACCCAGAACCATTGAAGTGCTGCCGCATTCTTTTCGTTCGCCAAACGAGGACAGCACGGTCATGATCCCCCTGTTGCGCAGCCTGGTTTTGAAGGGGGAGGCAGATTCCTCTCCGTCTGTAGAAAGTTATGTACCGCTGCCCCGTCGGTTCCTCGGAGACGGTCGGTTTTTTATCCTGTGTTGGAAGGGAAACGCCAATCCAGTTATTCCCCTTTCCCGGGGCGATTATCTGATTTGCCGGAAGTATGAGCAGGACACGGCTCCGCACCACGATGATGTGGTGCTGGCCCTGATTGAAGAAGAAATGCTCTTGGGGCGGATTTTGCCCTGGCGGATGGGGACCTATTTCGCCGGCCAGAACTCTGAAAACCACTTCACACAGCTTTGGAGCCAATATTTTGTGGGAGGGAAAGTTGTCGGTATCTGGAAACAATTCGCTGGCACCCCGGGATTGGATTGA
- a CDS encoding iron-containing alcohol dehydrogenase, with translation MNGSFSFRLPKEIFFGTGEGRKTGAYLRAIASRFLVVTGKTAVRRYGVLAEVMESLGNESLQWEVFDEVEPEPSLRTINRALEHARGFQAEGVVSLGGGSVLDCGKAVAGLVAADSPVEPFFDGQSLPPAGVPWIAMPTTAGSGSEMTNNAVLSDPERMLKKSLRGPSLLARLVIVDPLYTEFMDPYVTATSGVDALVQAIEACTGPQVNPVVDVLSREAIRLLWTYLPEAVRAGDNRGVREYVARGSVLSAMAFSNSSSGPAHGLSHMVGPEYGIPHGEACGLFLPQVIRYNKEVLSERYRALFQTLFGDQDPGRDPVEAFIYAWQAFLDTIGLRRRLRDFGATEENLSGVVQDERIGRSIKENQRPMTHDDLIDLLREVL, from the coding sequence GTGAACGGGTCTTTCTCCTTCAGACTGCCTAAAGAAATCTTTTTTGGAACAGGTGAGGGCCGAAAAACCGGTGCGTACCTGAGGGCCATAGCTTCCCGCTTTCTGGTGGTTACCGGAAAAACGGCGGTCCGCCGGTATGGGGTACTGGCTGAGGTCATGGAGTCTCTGGGGAACGAAAGTTTACAATGGGAAGTATTTGATGAAGTGGAACCAGAGCCTTCTTTGCGCACCATAAACCGGGCGCTCGAACACGCCCGGGGCTTTCAAGCAGAAGGGGTCGTTTCCCTGGGCGGAGGAAGTGTGCTTGATTGTGGGAAAGCGGTTGCGGGTCTGGTCGCGGCGGATTCTCCGGTGGAACCTTTTTTTGACGGGCAGTCCCTGCCCCCGGCTGGAGTACCCTGGATTGCGATGCCCACGACGGCCGGCTCCGGCTCGGAAATGACCAATAATGCGGTTTTGAGCGACCCGGAACGAATGCTGAAAAAGAGCCTCCGGGGACCGAGCCTGTTAGCCAGGTTAGTTATTGTCGACCCGCTCTATACTGAATTCATGGATCCCTATGTGACGGCGACCAGTGGAGTGGATGCCTTGGTTCAAGCTATTGAAGCCTGCACCGGTCCCCAGGTGAACCCGGTTGTCGATGTGTTGAGCCGGGAGGCGATACGGCTGTTATGGACTTATTTACCGGAAGCGGTCCGGGCTGGTGACAACCGGGGAGTTCGCGAATACGTGGCCCGAGGGAGTGTATTGAGCGCCATGGCCTTCTCCAATTCTTCCTCGGGTCCGGCACACGGATTATCCCATATGGTTGGTCCAGAGTATGGCATTCCTCACGGAGAGGCGTGCGGACTTTTTTTGCCCCAGGTCATCAGGTACAATAAGGAAGTCTTGTCCGAAAGATATCGCGCTCTGTTCCAAACCCTTTTTGGAGATCAGGATCCCGGTCGCGATCCGGTCGAGGCGTTTATCTACGCCTGGCAGGCTTTCTTGGATACCATAGGGCTCCGGAGGCGCCTGCGTGATTTCGGCGCAACTGAGGAGAACCTGTCCGGAGTGGTGCAGGATGAGCGCATCGGGAGAAGCATCAAGGAAAACCAGCGTCCTATGACCCACGATGATTTGATCGACCTTCTGCGGGAGGTCCTGTAG
- a CDS encoding DUF3084 domain-containing protein, with translation MDFSSLLLIFSIILVSGVIAYLGDILGRRIGKRRLSLLKLRPRYTAIVVSIATGLLISAITLVILSVASEDVRTALFGMAELKERLAALNHEVLEQNVELEANRREAEQHRRQIGELEERERNLQASRIGLEEQLSTLSINVEDLRGQRDQLREEIQTQLTELSRLRASLMAIRRGEIIFHDEEEILRATAPAGMNGSEAEAFLVSLVHSGDEVVMLEGAGQDVENQRSIFILEDNFSQTQELLTNSADEYVIRLVATINVVRGEPVISRFLSDVNRKVVADGEVMLSRFFTVEAGQTNIELLLGELLRDLNTLGARRGILPQRGRVGIISAINLSEITRSLETMSGDVLIETIAVGDIYTIGPLRVRLQIGNEEAPQGEGD, from the coding sequence ATGGACTTTTCTTCGCTGTTGCTTATCTTTTCCATTATCCTCGTCAGCGGTGTGATCGCTTACCTGGGCGATATCTTGGGCCGCCGCATTGGAAAACGAAGGCTTTCACTACTAAAGCTTCGTCCTCGCTATACGGCGATTGTGGTCAGCATCGCTACCGGCTTACTCATCTCGGCGATAACCCTCGTCATTCTGAGCGTCGCATCTGAGGATGTCCGGACGGCTTTGTTCGGTATGGCGGAACTCAAGGAACGCCTTGCCGCGCTGAACCACGAAGTCCTGGAACAAAACGTCGAACTCGAAGCGAACCGTAGAGAAGCGGAACAACACCGCCGACAGATCGGGGAACTCGAGGAAAGGGAAAGGAACCTGCAAGCCAGTCGGATAGGCCTGGAAGAACAATTGAGTACGCTTTCGATCAATGTCGAGGATCTCCGCGGTCAACGGGACCAGTTACGGGAGGAAATTCAGACACAGTTGACGGAACTTAGCCGGCTGCGCGCATCGTTAATGGCCATCCGGCGGGGCGAAATCATTTTCCATGACGAAGAAGAGATTCTTCGTGCCACGGCACCGGCGGGGATGAACGGAAGCGAAGCCGAGGCATTCTTGGTCTCGCTTGTCCATTCGGGCGATGAGGTAGTCATGCTCGAGGGGGCGGGCCAGGATGTCGAAAATCAGCGATCCATTTTTATCCTGGAAGACAATTTTTCCCAAACCCAGGAACTATTGACCAATTCTGCCGATGAATACGTGATCCGTCTGGTGGCCACCATCAATGTCGTGCGGGGAGAACCGGTAATTTCCCGCTTTCTGTCTGATGTCAACCGAAAAGTCGTCGCGGACGGGGAAGTGATGCTGAGTCGCTTTTTCACGGTGGAAGCCGGCCAGACAAATATTGAGCTATTGCTGGGCGAACTTCTCCGGGATCTGAATACCCTCGGGGCCCGCAGGGGAATCCTCCCGCAGCGGGGGAGGGTGGGGATTATTTCCGCCATTAATCTTTCCGAGATCACCCGCTCGCTTGAAACCATGAGCGGTGACGTGCTGATCGAAACCATAGCGGTTGGCGACATCTACACCATCGGTCCTCTGCGAGTCCGCCTACAAATAGGCAATGAGGAGGCTCCACAGGGGGAGGGTGATTAA
- a CDS encoding DUF2148 domain-containing protein, with translation MKDALVQVANLMTVSARTAPKSGGKDYVNVTVLDGTRVSELGNAMIAYGQERNNSGFVRDGQNVLDSLAVVLVGIKEAAAMHLDCGACGLDFCSELEPVEKREFRGPQCMFRLLDLGIALGSAVKTASLLNVDNRIMYRIGVVARRMAMSEDDVVMGIPLSAAGKSIYFDRKG, from the coding sequence ATGAAGGACGCTCTTGTCCAAGTTGCGAATCTTATGACCGTTTCCGCCAGGACAGCGCCGAAATCAGGCGGTAAGGACTATGTGAACGTCACCGTTCTTGATGGAACAAGGGTATCAGAGTTGGGGAACGCCATGATCGCCTACGGACAGGAACGGAACAACTCTGGATTTGTTCGGGATGGTCAGAATGTGCTCGATTCACTGGCCGTCGTTCTGGTTGGGATCAAGGAAGCAGCGGCCATGCATCTGGATTGCGGTGCGTGTGGATTGGACTTTTGTTCGGAACTGGAACCGGTCGAAAAGCGCGAGTTCCGTGGACCACAATGCATGTTTCGCCTCCTTGACCTGGGAATCGCCCTGGGCTCGGCGGTAAAAACCGCTTCCCTCTTGAATGTGGATAATCGGATTATGTATCGTATCGGTGTCGTCGCCCGTCGCATGGCTATGTCGGAGGATGATGTGGTCATGGGTATTCCGCTTTCCGCAGCTGGAAAGAGCATCTATTTCGACCGAAAGGGGTAG